The genome window gacactaaaaaacacaactgaaattttaatttaaaagttcaaTAAAAGGTATGAAAGATAAGTTCAAGAATATCacattactaaaatcagaaatgaaagtggagacaTTACTACTGATCcgacagaaataaaaagtattatgagAGTACTAcgaacaattgtatgccaacaaattggataacagatgaaatggacaaatttctagaaacataaaacctaccaagagtaaatcacaaagaaatagaaaatctgaataaacccATAACTGGCAAGGAGattgagtcagtaatcaaaaatatcccaacaaacaaaagcccaggaccagatggcttcactggtgaattttatcaaacattttaaagaagtaatatgaattattctcaaacttttccaaaatattgaagaggagggaacacttcctaaataattctatgaagccagcattgccctgataccaaagccagaaaaaaaataaaaacctgcaaaaaaactatagaccaatatcccttatgaacattgatgcaaaagaaaaaacctcaacaaaatattagcaaacaaaattcagcagctattaaaaggattatacactatgaccaagtgagatttattcttgGTATTTTCAAGgtatttcaacatataaaaatccaCCAATTTAATAAACCACaataacagaatgaagaaaaacaatacaaacaataCATGGGGAATTCCcaggcagtccaatggttaggactctgtgctttcactgcggagggctcgggttcaatccctggtcagggaactaagatcccacaagccgtgcagcgtggccaaaaaacaaacaagaacaaacaaaacaaaacaaaaaccacatgatcatctcaactgaagcagaaaaagcattagacaaaattcaataccctttcatgataaaaccaCTCAGCAAACCAGTAATAGAGGGAAACTATCTCAActtaataaaagccatatatgagaaacccatagtgaacatcatactcaaatggcaaaaaactgaaagcttctcctctaagatcaggaacagggcACGGCTGtctgtttttaccatttctgttCAACAAAGTACTGGACGTTCTAGACAGAGCAGCTGGACAACAGAAGCAATAAACAGATAAGCTGAActtcaagaaaactgaaaacttttgtgcatcaaagtaCACTATgaacagagtgaaaaagcaacccatagaatgggagagaGTATTTGCAAATCCTATATCTGATAGGAAttaacatccagaatatataaagaactcctacaactcaacaacaaacaaacaaacaagttaaAATATGGTCAAAGGAGTTtcatagtcatttctccaaagaaggtatacgaATGGCCGAAGAGCACAAAAGAGTATCCAAAAGGAACAGGAAGAtttgaaaaagaagcaaatagaatgtctagaaaatttttaatgggACCTAAAATTTAATAGAATGATTAAAAGCAGATTACACATAACTGAAGCAGAAATTAGGTCACCTGGTAAATAATGAGTGAAGGATTTAACCAGAATGCAGCACGTagaataaagagatgaaaaacaaaaaaatacaaaagggaTTAGGAGATAAGAAAGCTAGAGTGAGAGGGTCTAACAAGCATCTGATCAAAATTTCAGAAGGAAATATTAGGGAGAATGTGGGAAAGGAACTATAAGGAATTATAAGGCATAATTCAGAGAGTTTCCCAGGTTTTAAAAACAAGAGTGTGTGgaacttccctgtggtccagtggtcaagacttcgccttccaacgcaTGGGGGTGccggttcgatccttggtcggggagctaagaccccatatgcctcgcggccaaaaaaaccaaaacataaaacagaagcaatattgtaacaaattcaatagagactttaaaaattggtccacatcaaaaaataaaaaataaattaaataaataaataaaaagaagagtgtGAACTCAGAATTCTTTAGAGTAATTCTTCAGGCGGAAGCCTGGAATTCACTCCTGATACCCCTCTCCGTGGAGCCCACGTCTGCTCTATCGCCAAACCCTTTTACTTCCCAGGAGCTCCTCTTATCCGCCTGCTTTGCTCCATCTTCACCACCCCCATTTCTGCCACGTTCACTGACAACTGCCTTTGTCTCCTACCGAGGGCGTCCTACACCTGGACGTGTCCCCTCTCGCCCACTCTCTACATGCTTGCCAGGGTGAGTTTTCAAAAATGCtgtttgttttgtgctttttaaacttctaaaaacGAATTTTACACTTTAAGCAACAAATTACCCAGACGGTATGAAATTGTAAAAATACGAAGGGCACGCagtttcctctctcccctttacCTCAGCCAGACAGTTCCCCTCCTCAGAGGCAACCACTGctacaagtttttttgtttttccttctagaaATATCCCATGCATTTATGAACATATATAGACACCATGGTTCATAACGAGCACTTGACACGTGGCCAGTGTGACTGAGGCGTTGGAATTTTCAAACAAGAGACCGACGTTTCCCACATTGCTTCATGTCTctgaatattgaaaatatttgggctCACTTTTCTGAACGGACTCTGTGCAAGTGTCATGGACACGGTTGTTAAAATTGTTCTGTATTTAAGTGCAAATACTATGAAACATCAGCAGTTGAGGGGACTATTGAAAGAAGTAGGAGACCATGAATTTAAGAAGCTTTTCGTTGCCAACACTCATTGGTTGAGTCGTGGAAGGGTTGTACTAAGGTTTCCTGCACTGTTAACgccaagattttctttttttcttttttactccacgattctcttgaaagaaaaatgaatgttaaCCAAACATTCAGCAATCAAAGATGTATGGTCAAGGTACATCTGAAgctccaaagaaaggaaaagttcaTGTGTGACCTGTCCAGACAAATACAAGAATTTCAAATTAAATCTTTTACTAATAGAGATCAATAATTATGACTTTGCATACTTTTCTCACATGAATCAGTGTATAAAGGATTTTAATTACAGCAGACAGCATGATGTAAAGTGGCTGCAAAATTtacaagaaaaatttgaagaatagtttgttgatttgatacatttatggTTGCTTTTGAATTTATGCaatattcttttgaatttatgtcaattatactgaGTTGATACAAAAAGTAGTGAATGTACCTAACTCAGACAGGTGTAGTTTTGAAACTGATATGCTTTGGCTTCAAGGTCAAATTGATTCTCTGAAAAAACATATACTAGTTTGTCCCTGTGGTagcaaatattaaaggaaaatgttttggGTACTCAGTTCGGTTATTGGAAAACTTTGCCAGAACGACTCGGATATGCGAATCTCCACTTTCAACTGTGATGCCCGGGAAGATCATTAACCACTACTAAGTAGCTAAGTGCTGTCGCCCGCTCCCCTGGGTTGGGACGTGTCACCTGGTGCCTGAGCTCATGAATGTGAGCTAAGTAGCCCCTTCACATGTCCCCACCCGTGACTGTCCTGCAGTGCGGTTGCCCGCCCCTCGCATTCCTTTCACCCAAAGGGAACTTTGTCTCGCTGCGTGACCTACACTGTATTTgcacccagcccccagcctcctccctcgcCGGCTGCCACCACGCTGCACCAGCCTTCCTCGCTCCCCCAGGCCTCATACGGCCCctaccagaggcagggggactTCTGTCCCAGCTGGTCCTCAGCTCAAAGTTTTCTCTGGTCACCCACCCCCAGGACGTCCCCCGGCAACGCGGCCCTGGGCCGGGAAATGTCTTCTGCATGCCTATTGTCTCTCTAGCCCCCACCCCCGGAAGCTCCTGGAGAACAAAGACCCCAGCTCTCATCTCTGCTTAACGATTGTCGACAACTCACAGATGGGACTGAGATGTTGCTGGTGGGATTTCAGCCACCAGAACTGGCTCACTGAAGCCAAGGATCCTTCTGGCGCCCCCAGAGCACGTTGCAAAGGAAGCTTTCAGCTCCACGTGGAGAATCCTGGCAGGGGTACatagggaagggaagaaaagcttGTGCCAAACACTGGGTCATCTGTCACTTTCCACTTTGCTCGTTTAATCCTCAAAACGACCCCTAAAGGTAGGGTCTCCGAGCCCCCTCACAGAGAAGGGAGCAGAAGCTCCAGGGATCTGGGCAGTTAAATGAGGTCCTGTCTGTGGGAGATCAGCCCTGGTGACGGACACCCCAAGTCCCAGAGCTTGTTCTTATTTGCTCAGGACCAGCGGGAGGTGAACCCATCTTCCCTGACGCCCCATCAGCCTTAGGAGTCGCACCTCACCCTTCACCCACAGGAGACGCTGCAGTCTGGCGCCACCGTGGGTGGGCGTGATCCTTCACGACTGGACGTGTTAGCTGGTGTTGGAGGTGGTGGGACACCAGAGTCACCTCTAAAGGAGACCCCTTCCCTCTCAGAGCGGCTTTAGGGCGGGggaagcgggggggggggcggggagggatcaAATGACGCCTCAAGGTCTCATGTGCTTTTGAGGATGTCTGTGCTTCTGGCAAGAATTTCCTGAAATCAGTGTCTCGGGGACGCTAGGGACCGGTCGCCCTACCTGGGGGGCAGGGCAGTCCCACATCCGGCTGCGAAGAGGCCTGGCCAGCCGAGCCGAGCCCAGAAGGCCAACAGCTGGGGCCCCTCTCTCTgccgggcggggaggggcggcggggagggggagggaagtccggggggggcgggcgggcagcCAGAGGCCGGtcctggcggggtggggggggggggaggagccttggctgctgggagctggagggggcccaggaggtgggagtgggaggagatGGGGGCCGACCCGAGAGACGCAGGAGGGGGTGCCGGGAAGAGGCTGCCAGCCTGGCCAGGAGTCGGCCTCGGCCTTGGCCTCGGGAGGGGAAGCTTAGGAGAGACCCCAAGGCGCAAGAaaggaggtgaggaggggagaagggcaggaCAGCTGGACGGGAGGATGGGCGGGCAAAGGGCGCAGCTCCAAAGGGCAAGATTTGGCAACTCTTCTGTGAGCCCTCTCTTCACGGCAAGACCCTGGTAGCTTTTCACTGCGggggtctcagtttccacatgtgtGGCTTTCTGGTCCCAAGAAGACGGTACGGGCAGAGTTCCCGGGGAGGGTCCAGCCCTCAGGAGACCCCAGTCATGGATTGGGGGGGGCGGGATcagagggctgggagaggggtggTGGTGAAGGCTCCAGAAACaacagccagggagggagggtctGCTCTGGAAAGCAAGCCGTGGTGGGGCCGAGGAGAGGCCCCCacttctggggtggggggctagGAGGGCCGAGGGCACCGGGCCATTTCGGCAGGGGGAGGGTTAAGCATCCCCCCACTTTGACTTCCCACCCGCTCTGGGCCCCTCCCTCATGTTACGTCCTCCCCAAAATACCCAGCCTCCAGCTGGCCTCCATTCTgggcccgcccctccccgcctccaGGTCCGGGGGCACCGGATGCTGAGGGTCAGGGCCCGGGACCCCACAGAGCCAGCAGTCTGGGCACTTCGAGCAGGGGAAGGTCTCggagagaatgggagagaagATGGGCCGGAAAAgcgggggagggctggaggggccACAGTGCTGCTCCCCAGGCTGCTGGCCTGAGGACGACAGCCGACTCAGCACCTACCCAGGGCAGGGCGACGCGGCCCTGAGCTGGACCTGGGAACGGTGGGGGCGGGGTAGGCGGAGGGGGAGGACCAGGGGAACCTCTGCAAAGCGCCACTCCCTGTCCCTCCACCTCTGCCCAGAGCTCCACCAGATGTGGTCCCCAAGCCCCAGGGCCCGGGGGTTGGTGGCTCCGCGGGCTGGCACATGAGCTGAGGATCCACACATACCCTTCGCAGGCTCAGGGTGACTAAGGTGAAGCCATGTGGCAGCTGTTGCTCCCGCTGGCCCTGTGGCCGGGCGCGACGGGCTTGGGCAGGGCTGAGCTCACGGCGGCCCAGCACCGGGGCCTGCAGGTGGCCCTGGAGGAGTTCCACAAGCATCCGCCCGTGCAGTGGGCCTTCCGGGAGACCAGTGTGGACAGTGCCATGGACACGGTGAGTGGCAGccccgggaggggagggggatggcCGGCACGTTCCCAGGGAGGAGGTACAAAGGCGCTTGGGCCCTGGCGGCGCCCAGCTCTCCAGAGAAGGGCCAGCCAGCCCAGCCATCTCCTGGGACGTGCTGTCTcacggtggggaggagggacaggtCACGTCTAGGAAGGGCGCTGCCTGCTCAGCTGGCTGCTGGCCTTCCTCTGTCTGTGGGTAGCCCTTCCCGGCCGGGACCTTTGTGAGGCTGGAGTTTAAGCTCCAGCAGACGAACTGCCGGAAGAAGGACTGGAAGAAAGCTGAGTGCAAGGTCAAGCCCAGCGGGGTGAGTGAAGGCACATGTGTGTGACGGGGCATGGGCTCAGTGCGGGGGTGTGCGACTGGGGTTCAGTAGGAGATCCAGCGAGAAGCCTCAGGTTGGAGACCCCAGGGCGGAGCAGCCTCCCTGGCGCCTCACTTGCCTGTCTCGGCTGGTGGTTGTGATGGCTGCAagtgggctgggggcctggacaggcaggaggagggacGGCTGGGCTACGCCGAGGACACGTGCTCTTCGGAGTGGGTCCACCTTCCATGCCATCCAAGTTCCTCTCTCAGGCTTCGAGTCACCGGTGGAAGAAGGCCATGGTATGGGCTTCGGGTGGCCCCCACCCTAGGCCTGGTGAATTCCCCATTTCCTGTGTGTTTTCAAGTGGAGATGGCCCAGCCCGGGATGATTCGTAACAGGGCTTGACTGTCACCAGCCAGCTTGGGGGCAAAGTCACTGCCACGGGGGCGATCCTGGGGCCGGGAGCGCAACCATCTGGCGTCCAGTCTCGGCTCCGCCAACCACCAGCCCTGTTAGTTCCCAGGTTCTTtgaaggcctcagtttcctccatcTGTCAAGGGAGGGACTGGATTATACTAGTGGCTTTCTAGACTCTTATACCAGGACCGTTGTGTTCAATTCAAATCTtacaagaaaatacaaataaatataacagaTGACAGCAGAGCGGCTCAGGTGGAAGTCAGGTGGGGAGAACCCACCTGGACGAGGAGTCCCGCctacacacgcgcgcgcgcgcgcgcacacacactcagGGCTCACGGTTTGAAGACTGCAGGATGGTTTGACTTCCCAAATGTCCCGGTCTGAGCGGGGGCTGAGCCTGGAAGCACCCGGCCTGCCAGGGGAACCCGCATTGTAGCTGCCCCTCAGTTCCCACCCTCGGGGCCGCAGgcctcccctcacccctttcCTCTCTGGGGTCTACGCCCCCTCCCCAGAGAAAGCGGAAATGCCTGGCCTGCATCAAGCTGGACTCTGAAGATAAAGTCCTGGGCCGGATGGTCCACTGCCCCGTAGAGACACAGGTCCAGCGGGTAAGAGAGGGCGGAGGCGGAAGCAGAGGTTGGGAAGGGGCTGGCAGAAACTGGGCCTGTGGAGAGGTGGAGGCGGAAGCCTGGATGACGGGGCGAGGAGGGGCTCTGGGCCTGGCCCAGACGTCCCCTGGGGGATGGGGACGTGGAGGGGCCACCGGCAGCCCCGCTTCCGGCACGGCCTGAGCAGCGCGGCCGCCGGCAGGAGCTGGAGGAGCGCCAGGAGGCCCAGTGCAGCAGGGCGGAGCGCGCCGGCGAGGACCCTCACAGCCACTACTTCCCCGGGCAGTTCGCCTTCTTCAAAGCCTTGCCCCCCAGCTGAGGCCTGACTGGTAGGTGGCGGCCCGGAGGGAGGACGAGACGAGCCGGACGGCCAGGCGGGGCAGGGATGGAGAGGGCGCTGGAGCTGCGGCTGGGCCGCGGGAGGCAGgacaggggctgggggcctggaacACAGCTGCGACGCGGCCCAAACAGCCTCCGTCACACCCAGTCTTcgtttctcttcccttccctctagAATTTCACCCGGCTTCCTGGGAGCAGCGTGAGGGAGGTAACAAGTGAAAGCCCGCCCTCCCTTCTCTGCGCCCAGGGAGGACTGTCCCACTGCCCCTAATAAAAGTGCTCCAGAGCTGCGTTCTCTCCTCCCGTCGCATGCCCGCCCTCCCTCCTGCAGAACAGCGGGAGGAAAAGGCCCCAGCGCTCCAGCCTCGCAGGGAGGAAGCAAAGGCCCGAGGGGGAGCAGGACGCCCCCCAGTAGAAGGACACCCAGAAAGCTGTGTgcgcctcctccttccccaggagaCCAGAGGCAGCGGGGACCCAGGCCCGTTTTCAGGGGCCCACACTGGGGAAGACGAAACACGCCCACGCGCAATGACACGCAgcgatgcaaattaaaacacgaGTATTTAATGGGGATTGGCACGGGTGGGCATGGCAGTGGCGGCTTCAGGGAGACCTGGGGCCGGGGGGCACAGCAGAGGGTCACTTGGACAGGCCAACCTGGAAGATGCGGCTTTCACGCTCTGAGCTCTGCTGCGTCCTCTCCCAGGACGGGCTGGGCAGGAGGTTCGCTGCCTCTCACCTTTAGCCTTAGGACCGAGCAACTTTACTCCACTAAGCCTCAGCCTCAGGCAGCCAGGAGTGGCAGCAGCCGTGGACACGAGAAGGCCGGGCCTCCTCCCAGGAGCACAGCGTAGGTGCAGGACAGCCTCACACGGTGCCAGCTGCCTGAGGAGGGCCCGAGGGAGGTGTGTCCCTGATGGATGGGTGGGGAATTTTCCTTGAGGGAGGTGTGAGAGGGAGGGGGGCTGCTCTTAGGGAAGGGGGCCCATCAGAGGGCCGTGTGCAGGGCCAGCGGCCAGCACGATGAAACCACGAAGACAAGCAGGGAGGCCACAGCGTGCCAACCCCACGGGCCACGGCCACGGGGCGCATTCAAAAGACAAAGGAGGTGGCGCGGGCGGGGCTGAGCGCCTGCTCGGCCTGGGCCAGGCTGTCCCTGGCCTGGCGGTCCAGGTCGTGGCACTCCTGCAGCGTGTCCTGGAACTGGCGGCAGGCCTCCTCCAGGATGGAGCTGCTGCGCGTGGGCCAGGACTCCCAGCAGCCGGGCTCCACCCGGGGCTGGGCCTCCACGGCTCGCGGGCCGGAGCCGGAGCTGGGGCGCAAGGAGCTGTCCAGGTCCCGGCACAGCTGGTAGAAGTCACTGCCGCGCCCGCTCACGCGCTCGCCGTCGATGACCGTCAGGCCGGGCAGCAGCTCTCGGACGGAGGCCCGGTAGGAGGGGCTGGCGCACAGCGGGTTGCTGAGCCGGGCCAGGGGGTCGCGGAGCCGCAGGCGCTCGAGGCCCCGCGGCGCCGCCAGACGCTGCAGCTGCGCGGGGCCGGCCAGCGGGTTGCCCGCGGCGTTGAGGCTCTGCAGGTTCTCGCAGGCGGCCGGGGGCTCCAGCCCCGTCAGCCGGTTGTGGGCCACGTTGAGCACGGCCAGCTGGCGCAGGGAGGCCAGCGGGCCCAGCTGGGTGAGCGCGTTGCCCGAAAGGTCCGGCCACCCGAGGCCCGGGCGCTCCCCCAGGCAGCCCAGGTCcaccagccccaggccctgcagcTTCAGCAGCACGACGGACTCCAGGGCGAACTCGCCTGAGCGCGCCCTGAGCAGCTGAGGGGTGACGCGCACCCCGCCGGCCTCTCCCGACTTCTCACCCCGAGGCTCCATGAGACGAGGCGGGTCCGGGTGGCCGGGGCCCCGGCAGCCCCGTCACGGGGACGCAGGTGCCACTGGCAGTCAGCGGGCGGCTCACCCCGAAGGACGCCCCGTCCACTCGGCCTGGGCTGGACGCCTGTCTCCGACACCCCCGCTCAAGGGCCGGCAGGTCCCTGAGGAGAAACAGTCAAAGAGTAAGCGGGCCTCTGAGCACCCCGGTGACCGCCCAGCCTCCACCGCCAGGGCCAGAAAGCTAGATGGCCCGGCGGGACCTGAGGACGGGAGTCCAGGGCGCAGGAGGGTGAAGAGCCCCTCCGAGGGAGGTGGGCCACGCACAGGCCCTTGCCTAAGGGGGTCCCTACTCGGCCCTGGCGGTTATGGCCACGCTGGATGGGATTCAGGCCCGACGTTACCAATTCTTCCGTCTCCCAAATCTGCTCTGGAGACACAATctcattcctttcctttctcGGTAACTGCTCATGATCACCTGTATTAATTCTGAGGTGTTTCCTTTTAAccgtttacatttatttttgaagtgaTGACAGGTCACCGTCACCGCCAacctcttttgtttccttcctgggAGAGCCATGCGTTGGCAAACACAAATGAGAGCACCTGGGCCttcttgacaattttttttttaaatcagcaatgAATTCAGAGGTTCCCGCGTTCCATGGGCCAACTTG of Physeter macrocephalus isolate SW-GA chromosome 5, ASM283717v5, whole genome shotgun sequence contains these proteins:
- the RARRES2 gene encoding retinoic acid receptor responder protein 2; the encoded protein is MWQLLLPLALWPGATGLGRAELTAAQHRGLQVALEEFHKHPPVQWAFRETSVDSAMDTPFPAGTFVRLEFKLQQTNCRKKDWKKAECKVKPSGRKRKCLACIKLDSEDKVLGRMVHCPVETQVQRELEERQEAQCSRAERAGEDPHSHYFPGQFAFFKALPPS
- the LRRC61 gene encoding leucine-rich repeat-containing protein 61, whose translation is MEPRGEKSGEAGGVRVTPQLLRARSGEFALESVVLLKLQGLGLVDLGCLGERPGLGWPDLSGNALTQLGPLASLRQLAVLNVAHNRLTGLEPPAACENLQSLNAAGNPLAGPAQLQRLAAPRGLERLRLRDPLARLSNPLCASPSYRASVRELLPGLTVIDGERVSGRGSDFYQLCRDLDSSLRPSSGSGPRAVEAQPRVEPGCWESWPTRSSSILEEACRQFQDTLQECHDLDRQARDSLAQAEQALSPARATSFVF